A genomic segment from Frateuria edaphi encodes:
- a CDS encoding adenosylcobalamin-dependent ribonucleoside-diphosphate reductase, with the protein MSTMRAPLAANRDATAIPLQPASYDIWDKKYRLRTKAGEPVDGTIDETWQRVARALSDVEATDELRAHWFERFLWALRRGAIPAGRITSNAGALEHKPATSTINCTVSGTIRDSMDDILEKVHEAGLTLKAGCGIGYEFSTLRPRGAYVSGAGAYTSGPLSFMDIYDKMCFTVSSAGGRRGAQMGTFDISHPDAKEFIRAKREDGRLRQFNLSLLITDGFMQAVEHDQDWPLVFPVHVKEQDEIDLADPTKVVWREWPTHENYVDREDGLVACKIYGTIRARHLWDMIMVSTYDYAEPGFILIDKVNEMNNNWWCEHIRATNPCGEQPLPPYGSCLLGSINLTTFVRDPFGPKARFDWDEYREVVKVFTRMLDNVVEINGLPLEQQRNEIMSKRRHGMGFLGLGSTLTMLKMRYGSEAAVGFTEDVSREMAVAGWEVALDLAKEKGPAPVLARDYTVTGDMLRKRPEMAKDGYKVGDTIPGRVLHARYSRYMQRIATVAPNLVEQLAETGARFTHHSSIAPTGTISLSLANNASNGIEPSFAHHYSRNVIREGKKSKEKVEVYSYELLAYRALINANALPFTDEAANKLPEYFVAADDISPKEHVDIQAASQKWIDSSISKTANVPTDYPYEDFKDIYFYAYKQGLKGCTTFRFNPAAFQGVLVKETDLANTLYRFELEDGSVIELKGNEQVEYDGEMHTAANLFDALKEGYYGKF; encoded by the coding sequence ATGAGCACGATGCGTGCACCACTCGCCGCCAACCGTGATGCCACGGCCATCCCGCTGCAGCCGGCCTCCTACGACATCTGGGACAAGAAGTACCGCCTGCGCACCAAGGCGGGCGAGCCGGTGGACGGAACCATCGACGAGACCTGGCAGCGCGTCGCGCGCGCCCTGTCCGACGTGGAAGCGACCGACGAACTGCGCGCGCACTGGTTCGAGCGCTTCCTGTGGGCGCTGCGCCGCGGTGCGATCCCGGCCGGCCGCATCACCTCCAACGCCGGTGCCCTTGAGCACAAGCCGGCGACCTCCACGATCAACTGCACCGTGTCGGGCACCATCCGCGACTCGATGGACGACATCCTGGAGAAGGTCCACGAGGCGGGCCTGACGCTGAAGGCCGGCTGCGGCATCGGCTACGAGTTCTCCACGCTGCGCCCGCGCGGCGCGTACGTCTCCGGTGCCGGCGCCTACACCTCCGGCCCGCTGTCGTTCATGGATATCTACGACAAGATGTGTTTCACCGTGTCGTCGGCCGGCGGCCGCCGCGGCGCGCAGATGGGCACGTTCGACATCTCCCATCCCGATGCCAAGGAATTCATCCGCGCCAAGCGCGAGGACGGCCGGCTGCGCCAGTTCAACCTTTCCCTGCTGATCACCGACGGCTTCATGCAGGCGGTCGAGCACGACCAGGACTGGCCGCTGGTGTTCCCGGTGCACGTCAAGGAGCAGGACGAGATCGACCTTGCCGACCCGACCAAGGTCGTCTGGCGCGAGTGGCCCACCCACGAGAACTACGTCGACCGCGAGGACGGCCTGGTCGCCTGCAAGATCTACGGCACCATCCGCGCGCGGCACCTGTGGGACATGATCATGGTCTCGACGTACGACTACGCCGAGCCCGGGTTCATCCTGATCGACAAGGTCAACGAGATGAACAACAACTGGTGGTGCGAGCACATCCGCGCCACCAACCCCTGCGGCGAGCAGCCGCTGCCGCCGTACGGCTCCTGCCTGCTCGGCTCGATCAACCTGACCACCTTCGTGCGCGACCCGTTCGGCCCGAAGGCCCGCTTCGACTGGGACGAATACCGCGAAGTGGTCAAGGTGTTCACCCGCATGCTCGACAACGTGGTCGAGATCAACGGCCTGCCGCTGGAGCAGCAGCGTAACGAGATCATGAGCAAGCGCCGCCACGGCATGGGCTTCCTCGGCCTGGGCTCGACCCTGACCATGCTCAAGATGCGCTACGGCTCCGAAGCGGCGGTCGGCTTCACCGAGGACGTCTCCCGCGAGATGGCCGTGGCCGGCTGGGAAGTCGCGCTGGACCTGGCCAAGGAAAAGGGCCCGGCCCCGGTGCTCGCCAGGGACTACACCGTCACCGGCGACATGCTGCGCAAGCGCCCGGAAATGGCGAAGGACGGCTACAAGGTCGGCGACACCATCCCCGGCCGCGTGCTGCACGCCAGGTACAGCCGCTACATGCAGCGCATCGCCACCGTCGCGCCGAACCTGGTCGAACAGCTCGCCGAGACGGGCGCGCGCTTCACCCACCACAGCTCGATCGCGCCGACCGGCACCATCTCGCTGTCGCTGGCCAACAACGCCTCCAACGGCATCGAGCCGAGCTTCGCCCACCACTACTCGCGCAACGTGATCCGCGAGGGCAAGAAGTCCAAGGAAAAGGTCGAGGTCTACAGCTACGAGCTGCTCGCCTACCGCGCCCTCATCAACGCGAACGCGCTGCCGTTCACCGACGAGGCGGCCAACAAGCTGCCCGAGTACTTCGTGGCCGCCGACGACATCAGCCCGAAGGAACACGTGGATATCCAGGCCGCCTCGCAGAAGTGGATCGACTCGTCCATTTCCAAGACCGCCAACGTCCCCACCGACTACCCGTACGAAGACTTCAAGGACATCTACTTCTACGCCTACAAGCAGGGCCTGAAGGGGTGCACCACCTTCCGCTTCAACCCCGCCGCCTTCCAGGGCGTGCTGGTCAAGGAGACGGACCTTGCGAACACCCTCTACCGCTTTGAATTGGAAGACGGTAGCGTTATCGAACTGAAGGGAAATGAGCAGGTGGAATATGACGGCGAAATGCACACCGCCGCCAACCTGTTCGATGCCCTGAAGGAAGGCTATTACGGCAAGTTCTAG
- a CDS encoding histone H1-like repetitive region-containing protein: MSIDTENQAQNSSMPSTGDTPAAAPMGAPAPQTPAPAKKAAPKKSSAKKAAPKKAAAKKAAPKKAAAKKAAPKKAAAKKAAPKKAAAKKAAPKKAAAKKAAPKKAAAKKAAPKKAAAKKAAPRKAAAKKAAPKKAAAKKGASKKAVARKAPAKKVSSKKTAMKKAAPKKAAGKKSASKKAVAKSTVKRSTASKKAAPKKAARRK, from the coding sequence ATGTCCATCGATACCGAGAACCAAGCGCAGAACAGTTCCATGCCGTCCACGGGCGACACGCCGGCCGCTGCGCCGATGGGCGCCCCGGCTCCGCAGACGCCGGCACCGGCGAAGAAGGCTGCGCCGAAGAAGTCGTCGGCCAAGAAGGCGGCTCCGAAGAAGGCCGCCGCCAAGAAGGCTGCGCCGAAGAAGGCTGCGGCCAAGAAGGCGGCTCCGAAGAAGGCCGCTGCCAAGAAGGCTGCGCCGAAGAAGGCCGCGGCCAAGAAGGCGGCTCCGAAGAAGGCCGCTGCCAAGAAGGCAGCACCGAAGAAGGCCGCTGCCAAGAAGGCGGCCCCGAAGAAGGCTGCCGCCAAGAAGGCCGCGCCGAGGAAGGCTGCTGCCAAGAAGGCAGCCCCGAAGAAGGCCGCTGCCAAGAAGGGCGCTTCGAAGAAGGCGGTCGCCAGGAAGGCACCGGCCAAGAAGGTCAGCAGCAAGAAGACGGCCATGAAGAAGGCCGCTCCCAAGAAGGCGGCAGGGAAGAAGTCCGCCAGCAAGAAGGCCGTCGCCAAGTCGACGGTCAAGCGGTCCACTGCCAGCAAGAAGGCGGCGCCGAAGAAGGCTGCCCGCCGCAAGTAA
- a CDS encoding DegQ family serine endoprotease has product MTARRPSPASALILCSALLLGWPLASRAALPASVAGQPMPSLAPMLQKVTPAVVNISTRTRVAVRDPYFDDPIFRQFFGLPSSPRERVEQSLGSGVIVDAAKGYVLTNNHVVGGADDITVTLQDGRTFKGKLIGTDPDTDVAVVQIPAKGLKALPVADSSNLRVGDFVVAVGDPFGLGQTVTSGIVSALGRSGLGGAGYQNFIQTDASINPGNSGGALVNLNGELVGINTMILSPSGGNVGIGFAIPSDLTTQVMRQLIAHGKVVRGSLGVQTQDITPRIARLLNLSTDQGVVVTRVAPDSAASHAGLAPGDVLQAIDGKPLHDSDELHNAEGLLPLGSQVTLKLTRNGEARQVQATLTPEKLATVDGATLDQRLAGVRFSELSMAQRGQGVAGVAVTSVQGGSRADRLGLDEGDIVIGVNNRRVTSLRELSGLVAMQPRQLVLVVENDEGVRYVPMD; this is encoded by the coding sequence ATGACCGCCCGTCGCCCTTCGCCCGCGAGCGCCCTCATCCTGTGCAGTGCGCTGCTGCTTGGCTGGCCCCTCGCCAGCCGCGCCGCGCTGCCTGCGAGCGTGGCCGGCCAGCCGATGCCCTCGCTGGCGCCGATGCTTCAGAAGGTGACGCCGGCGGTGGTGAACATCTCCACCAGGACGCGGGTGGCGGTGCGTGATCCGTACTTCGACGATCCGATCTTCCGCCAGTTCTTCGGCCTGCCCTCCTCGCCGCGCGAGCGGGTGGAGCAGAGCCTGGGTTCGGGTGTGATCGTGGATGCCGCCAAGGGCTATGTCCTGACCAACAACCACGTGGTCGGCGGCGCGGACGACATCACCGTGACGCTGCAGGACGGACGCACCTTCAAGGGCAAGCTGATCGGCACGGATCCGGATACCGACGTGGCGGTCGTGCAGATTCCGGCCAAGGGACTGAAGGCGCTGCCGGTGGCGGACTCGTCGAACCTGCGCGTGGGCGATTTCGTGGTGGCGGTGGGCGATCCGTTCGGGCTGGGGCAGACGGTCACCTCGGGCATCGTCTCGGCGCTGGGCCGCTCGGGGCTCGGTGGCGCGGGCTACCAGAACTTCATCCAGACCGATGCCTCGATCAACCCCGGCAATTCGGGCGGCGCGCTGGTCAATTTGAACGGCGAGCTGGTCGGGATCAACACGATGATCCTGTCACCGTCGGGCGGTAACGTGGGCATCGGCTTCGCCATCCCCAGCGACCTCACCACGCAGGTGATGCGGCAGTTGATCGCGCACGGCAAGGTGGTGCGCGGGAGCCTGGGCGTGCAGACGCAGGACATCACCCCGCGCATCGCCAGGCTGCTGAACCTGTCGACCGACCAGGGCGTGGTGGTGACCCGCGTCGCGCCCGACTCGGCCGCGTCGCATGCGGGACTCGCGCCAGGCGACGTGCTGCAGGCGATCGACGGCAAGCCGCTGCACGACAGCGACGAACTGCACAACGCCGAAGGCCTGTTGCCGCTGGGCAGCCAGGTCACGCTGAAGCTCACGCGCAACGGCGAGGCCCGCCAGGTGCAGGCCACGCTGACGCCGGAGAAGCTCGCCACCGTCGACGGCGCCACGCTCGATCAGCGGCTGGCCGGGGTGCGTTTCAGCGAGCTGTCGATGGCGCAGCGCGGCCAGGGCGTCGCCGGCGTGGCGGTCACGTCGGTGCAGGGCGGCAGCCGTGCCGACCGCCTCGGATTGGACGAGGGCGATATCGTGATCGGCGTGAACAACCGGCGTGTCACGAGCCTGCGCGAACTGAGCGGGCTGGTGGCGATGCAGCCGCGGCAGCTGGTGCTGGTGGTGGAGAACGATGAGGGCGTGCGATACGTGCCCATGGATTGA